The nucleotide sequence AGGGTCAGAAGCCTTTGGACGATGAATCCTCCCATGCTGACCCCAAGAAGGGTGACCGGTGCGCCGATCCGATCGTGAACCAGGGTCAGAATGTCATGAGCCAGATCGTCGATGTCGAAGGGGAGGGATGGTTTCGGCGAACGGCCCATCCCCCGATTGTCGGGGAGCCATACCGTGAAGGATCGTTCCAGATGGGCGGCCAACGGTTGCATCAGCCAATGGCTGCAACCAAATCCGGCGATTCCGACCAGGGGGGGACCGGTTCCCGACCTGTGGCAAAATAAAGGTACTCCCGTTCTCGATTCATCCATTCCGCCGTCCACTCCCTTTCTTTACCATCCAACAGTACACATTTTTCACTTGCGGCACCGTGGAGGTTTCGTTGACAATCAGGCGTGTTCAATCCGGTCCGATCCTTGGGTCAACTTCAGTCTTCGGAACAATCCGCGTCTCATGAATCCAAAGGTATTCGATCTTGAATCGCCAGTAAATCGGATGGTCGTGGATTCGGTCGTATCCTGCGTGATCAATGCCGATGATCTTGGAATTTCTCCCGAGGTCAACGAGAAAATTTTTTCCCTTCTTGATGGCGGACAACTGAAATCGGCCTCGTTGCTCGTGAACGGTCCCGCCATCGCTGCGGCGGTGGCCAGGGTTGCCGCCTATCCCCATTGTTCCTTCGGTGTCCATTTGAACCTGACGTATGGTCCACCCCTGACCTGCAATGAGGACTTGAACCCCATTCTGGATGGGAACGGCATGTTTTTCGAGGAATTTGATCGGGATCGCCTGACGCCGGCGGTTCAGGAGGCCGTGTTCGAGGAATGGCGGGTCCAGGTCGAGACGGCCAGGGCCATGGGGGTTGCCGTCAGTCATCTGGATTCGCACCATCACGTCCATCGGATCGCGGCGTTGTTGCCCTGCCTGACCCGGTTGCAACGGCAACTGCGGATCGACCGTCTGCGTGGCAGTTGGACCATCTTTCCCGAATCGGGGGCGGGGTATCCCTTTGGCCATCCACAGGCGTTTCATGAGACCCGGACCACCCAGGCCTTTGCCGCGTTGCACACGTTCATGGCTCATTTTGGTGACAACAGATCGCAGCCAGGACCCAGAATCTGGGAACTCATGACCCATCCAGGATCACCCAATGACGGCGACACCTCCCTGTTGCTGGGGGGGTGGCGCGAACGGCTTTGCTTCCCAGTGGAAATTCTTTCCTTTCATGAGTTATAACCGTCCCGCCCCTCGTGTACCACGATGGTTACGGGGGCCGACCGCAACCCTTTGCCGAGGCAGGCCCAGACTGTGAGACATTCGACTCCATTTCGGGAAGCATGGTCCGCCACCGCTTATGGCCAACAGCGTCTGCTGTCATCGGGAGGGGGACCGGATGGTTCCGAGCCTGATCGAACGGACCTGAAAATCTTGCGGGTCCAACCGGGAAAGGCCACCAGCCATCATTTCCATCTGCTGCGCAAATCCTGGTTCTACATTCTTTCCGGTTCACTGGAGGTGACCTGCCGGTTCGATGATTGGTCTGTGGTGGTGACCACCGGCGACTTCCTCGAACTCGAACCGGGCGAGGATCATTCTTTTTTCAACAGGGGCGATTCCGATGCTCTGGTTCTGGAGGTCGGTTCCCCTGGCCACATGCCCGAGGACAAAATCTCTTTCTCCGCCAAAGATCGCATCTGTTCGGTTTCTGCCGGACGCTATTGGGATGAACGGAAAGATCGATCGCTCAAGATCAAGATCGGCGGGGTCGAAAGCCTGGACGCGGCATGTCTGTGCCATGAGTTGGGGGTCGATGCCCTTGGACTGGAGCTGGATCATTGTCATTGGTCTCGTTCCCTGGCCCGTATGGAGTGGGCGCGACGGTTGCCTCGGGGAATGAGTCTTTTCCTCGTCACCCATCTGACCCAACCCACGCTCGTGACCGCCATGCTCCATCGTCTGGGCTGCGATACCCTGCAATGGCGGGGAAACGGGGAAATTCCATCACGACTGCCCGATCTTTACCGAAAAGTGCGACAACATGGCTTTCGGGTGGTTCATACACTGCGCGGAACCCATGCGAGCGTCTTGCGGGAGGTCCGGGAAATCGGATCATGGGTCGATCTCTTCGATGCCCTGGTCTGGCAGCCGGCCAACCGTGGTGACATGGAAACCGGGGCGGCGGAACAGGAGGTGATCCTGGCGCTCGCCACTCTGGCCAAACCGTGGCTGTTGGCCTGCGATCATGGGCTT is from Magnetococcales bacterium and encodes:
- a CDS encoding cupin domain-containing protein, with the protein product MRHSTPFREAWSATAYGQQRLLSSGGGPDGSEPDRTDLKILRVQPGKATSHHFHLLRKSWFYILSGSLEVTCRFDDWSVVVTTGDFLELEPGEDHSFFNRGDSDALVLEVGSPGHMPEDKISFSAKDRICSVSAGRYWDERKDRSLKIKIGGVESLDAACLCHELGVDALGLELDHCHWSRSLARMEWARRLPRGMSLFLVTHLTQPTLVTAMLHRLGCDTLQWRGNGEIPSRLPDLYRKVRQHGFRVVHTLRGTHASVLREVREIGSWVDLFDALVWQPANRGDMETGAAEQEVILALATLAKPWLLACDHGLDAMSGFVETPCFSGYDILGSGWRSFCGQSEMLVADREKIQRMIPHVHALEKQVRTP
- a CDS encoding ChbG/HpnK family deacetylase — its product is MNPKVFDLESPVNRMVVDSVVSCVINADDLGISPEVNEKIFSLLDGGQLKSASLLVNGPAIAAAVARVAAYPHCSFGVHLNLTYGPPLTCNEDLNPILDGNGMFFEEFDRDRLTPAVQEAVFEEWRVQVETARAMGVAVSHLDSHHHVHRIAALLPCLTRLQRQLRIDRLRGSWTIFPESGAGYPFGHPQAFHETRTTQAFAALHTFMAHFGDNRSQPGPRIWELMTHPGSPNDGDTSLLLGGWRERLCFPVEILSFHEL